Genomic window (Deltaproteobacteria bacterium):
AAGCCCCAGTGGGTATCGCTGAGCTGGACGAAGAAGAAGTCGTCGGCCTCGGTGCGTTTGAGAATCCGCGTGCAAGCTCCGGCGAGGCCGGAAGCGAAAACGGCTCCGCCCACTCCCAACAGCTGGATGAACTCACGCCTCGTTTTCATGAAGCCCTCCGGTTGGTCCACCGCGGGGACTCGAAGCGCTGTCTGGTTATTCCCGGGCGCCGTGCGCGGGAATTTGTCCGAGACTTTCGCAATCGCTCCGCCGACGGCTTTTTGCCGAAGGAGGATGTGATGAAGAAGCAGATGCTGATTGCCCTGCTGTCGGTGTGCGCCTGCGCGACCCTTTCCCGTTCATCTGGAGACGACGCGCTGAGCGGGACATGGCGCGGCGTGGTCCGCAAGGGCCTGGTCGAGAGCGTCGTGTGGTTCGACTTCACGCGGACGGATGCCGGCTATCGCGGGAACTACTGGGGGATGGCTCCGCCTGGCGAGCGGGTGGCGCTGGCCGGAGTGGAGCTCGGCCATTCGGTGCGCTTCGAGGTGCCGCGAATGGGCGTGTTCGAAGGCGAGATCGCAGGAGAGACGATGGAAGGTACGTTCGTGGATGCCCAGGGCGCCGGCTCGTTCCAGCTGGCGAAGCAGCTCGACTGGGACGCGCTGCAGGCCGGTCCCTGACCGCAGCGTCAGCGCGCGGAACGTCGCGCGCGGACGGCCGTCGCCAGCTCCTGCAGCACGGGCACCGTCCGCTGCCAGCCGATGCACGCATCGGTGATCGACTGGCCGTAGGCGAGCTGCTTCGGGTCCTTCAGGTCCTGGCGGCCGTCGGCGATGAACGACTCGATCATCACCCCGACGATGCCGCGCTCGCCCTCCGCGACCTGGGCAGCGATCTCGCCGGCGACAGCGGGCTGCCGCTGATAGTCCTTGCCGCTGTTGCCGTGGCTCGCGTCGATCAGCAGGCATTGCGCGACACGCGCGTCGCGCAATGCGTCGAGCGCCTTGCGCACGCTGGCGCGGTCGTGGTTGGGCCCCGCGGTGCCACCGCGGAGGATGATGTGGCAGTCGGGATTGCCACGGGTGGAGACGATGCCCGCCAACCCCTCCTCGGTGACGCCGATGAAGTGATGCGGGTGGGCAGCGGCGCGCACCGCGTCGATGGCAATCTGGATGCCGCCCTCGGTGCCGTTCTTGAATCCCACCGGCATGGAGAGGCCGGAGGCGAGCTCGCGGTGCACCTGGCTCTCGGTGGTGCGGGCGCCGATGGCTCCCCAGGAGACCAGGTCGGAGATGAACTGCGGCGTGATCGGGTCGAGGAATTCGCAACCGGAAGGCAGGCCAAGGTCGACCAGATCGAGCAGGAGCTTCCGCGCCAAGCGGAGCCCTTCGTTGACGGCGAACGAGTTGTCGAGATGCGGGTCGTTGATCAAGCCCTTCCATCCGACCGTCGTGCGCGGCTTCTCGAAGTAGACGCGCATGACGATGCGCAGGTCGGCCTCGAGCTCAGACGCCTGCGCCTGCAGCCTCCGCGCATACTCGAGCGCCGCTTTCGGATCGTGGACCGAGCAGGGCCCGACGACGACCAGCAGACGGTCGTCGTCGCTCTTGAGGA
Coding sequences:
- a CDS encoding 3-deoxy-7-phosphoheptulonate synthase; this encodes MKTRDLHVESNRPLLPPAILLEELPLTESGSQVVARARDEISRILKSDDDRLLVVVGPCSVHDPKAALEYARRLQAQASELEADLRIVMRVYFEKPRTTVGWKGLINDPHLDNSFAVNEGLRLARKLLLDLVDLGLPSGCEFLDPITPQFISDLVSWGAIGARTTESQVHRELASGLSMPVGFKNGTEGGIQIAIDAVRAAAHPHHFIGVTEEGLAGIVSTRGNPDCHIILRGGTAGPNHDRASVRKALDALRDARVAQCLLIDASHGNSGKDYQRQPAVAGEIAAQVAEGERGIVGVMIESFIADGRQDLKDPKQLAYGQSITDACIGWQRTVPVLQELATAVRARRSAR